One genomic region from Spirulina subsalsa PCC 9445 encodes:
- a CDS encoding Uma2 family endonuclease, with product MIAVQSHAPITSEEYLERELHSPIKHEYWEGDIYAIAGTTKAHNIISLNVALLLRSGLRNPTCQTFMADIKVRIEEGKRFFYPDLLVTCDPSDDANLVYVDTPQVTIEVLSESTESFDRGKKFQSYRRIPSLQDYVLVSSQDYCVEVFHRIDEQHWVLATYQGLDAIARIESLAITAPLAQIYATLDLTPNSPLVP from the coding sequence ATGATTGCTGTTCAATCCCATGCTCCAATTACCTCCGAAGAATACCTAGAGCGTGAACTACACAGCCCAATTAAACATGAATATTGGGAGGGAGATATTTATGCAATAGCGGGGACAACTAAAGCTCATAATATTATTAGCTTAAACGTGGCTCTCCTCTTACGCAGTGGTTTAAGAAATCCCACCTGTCAGACCTTCATGGCAGATATTAAGGTTAGAATTGAGGAGGGAAAGCGGTTTTTTTATCCTGATTTGTTGGTCACTTGTGATCCTAGTGATGATGCCAATTTGGTTTACGTCGATACCCCTCAAGTCACTATTGAAGTTTTATCAGAATCAACCGAGTCCTTTGACCGAGGGAAAAAGTTCCAAAGTTATCGAAGGATTCCCAGTTTACAAGATTATGTTTTAGTCAGTTCTCAAGATTATTGTGTGGAAGTGTTTCACCGTATTGACGAACAACACTGGGTTTTAGCCACCTATCAAGGATTAGATGCGATCGCCCGGATCGAGAGCCTAGCAATCACCGCCCCCCTCGCCCAAATCTACGCCACCCTAGATTTAACCCCAAACAGTCCCCTAGTCCCGTAG
- a CDS encoding Rpn family recombination-promoting nuclease/putative transposase encodes MKTDSIFYRIFQQYPRSFFELLNRPPTEANNYQFTSVEVKQLAFRLDGLFLPVSEDATQPFYLAEVQFQPDETLYYRLFAELFLYLRQYQPPHPWRVVVIYPTRTIEREPPQHFRELLRSSQVTRVYLDELEGVQERLGVSIIQLVVEEESQAMELAQRLIEQAQEELSPTTIQRDIIDLIETIVVYKLPQLSREEIAEMLGLTDLKQTRFYQEAFEEGRQEGRQEGRQEGRQEGRQEGRQEGRQEGIEQGLQQGIEQGIEQGLQQAQRNLVQRLLSRGQSPSEIAELLDLPLERVQQLL; translated from the coding sequence ATGAAAACCGACAGCATCTTTTACCGTATCTTTCAACAATATCCCCGCAGTTTCTTTGAACTCCTGAATCGTCCTCCCACAGAAGCCAATAACTACCAATTCACCTCCGTAGAAGTCAAACAACTAGCCTTTCGCTTAGATGGTCTATTCCTCCCCGTCTCAGAGGATGCCACCCAGCCTTTTTATCTAGCCGAGGTTCAATTCCAACCCGACGAAACCCTGTACTATCGCCTTTTCGCCGAACTCTTCCTCTACCTTCGTCAATACCAACCCCCTCACCCTTGGCGAGTTGTCGTGATTTATCCCACTCGTACCATTGAACGGGAACCCCCCCAACACTTCAGGGAGTTATTGCGCTCTAGTCAAGTGACTCGGGTTTATCTCGACGAGTTAGAAGGAGTACAGGAACGTCTAGGAGTGAGTATAATTCAATTAGTGGTGGAAGAAGAGAGCCAAGCAATGGAACTGGCTCAAAGACTGATTGAACAAGCTCAAGAGGAGTTATCCCCAACAACCATTCAACGAGATATTATTGACTTAATTGAAACAATAGTCGTTTACAAATTACCCCAACTGAGTCGAGAGGAAATAGCGGAAATGTTAGGACTAACCGATTTAAAACAAACTCGTTTTTATCAAGAAGCCTTTGAAGAAGGTCGCCAAGAAGGTCGTCAAGAAGGTCGTCAAGAAGGTCGTCAAGAAGGTCGTCAAGAAGGTCGTCAAGAAGGTCGTCAAGAAGGTATAGAACAGGGCTTACAGCAAGGCATAGAGCAAGGCATAGAACAGGGGTTACAGCAAGCGCAAAGAAACCTAGTTCAACGTCTTCTAAGTCGTGGTCAGAGTCCCTCAGAAATTGCTGAGTTGCTAGACTTACCCCTAGAAAGAGTTCAGCAACTTCTCTAG
- a CDS encoding Rpn family recombination-promoting nuclease/putative transposase: protein MKTDSIFYRIFQQYPRSFFELLNRPPTEANNYQFTSVEVKQLAFRLDGLFLPVSEDATQPFYLAEVQFQPDETLYYRLFAELFLYLRQYQPPHPWRVVVIYPTRTIEREPPQHFRELLRSSQVTRVYLDELEGVQKHLGVSIIQLVVEEESQAMELAQRLIEQAQEELSPTTIQRDIIDLIETIVVYKLPQLSREEIAEMLGLTDLKQTRFYQEAFEEGRQEGRQEGRQEGRQEGIEQGLQQGIEQGLQQAQRNLVQRLLSRGQSPSEIAELLDLPLERVQELL, encoded by the coding sequence ATGAAAACCGACAGCATCTTTTACCGTATCTTTCAACAATATCCCCGCAGTTTCTTTGAACTCCTGAATCGTCCTCCCACAGAAGCCAATAACTACCAATTCACCTCCGTAGAAGTCAAACAACTAGCCTTTCGCTTAGATGGTCTATTCCTCCCCGTCTCAGAGGATGCCACCCAGCCTTTTTATCTAGCCGAGGTTCAATTCCAACCCGACGAAACCCTGTACTATCGCCTTTTCGCCGAACTCTTCCTCTACCTTCGTCAATACCAACCCCCTCACCCTTGGCGAGTTGTCGTGATTTATCCCACTCGTACCATTGAACGGGAACCCCCCCAACACTTCAGGGAGTTATTGCGCTCTAGTCAAGTGACTCGGGTTTATCTCGACGAGTTAGAAGGAGTACAGAAACATCTAGGAGTGAGTATAATTCAATTAGTGGTGGAAGAAGAGAGTCAAGCAATGGAACTGGCTCAAAGACTGATTGAACAAGCTCAAGAGGAGTTATCCCCAACAACCATTCAACGAGATATTATTGACTTAATTGAAACGATAGTCGTTTACAAATTACCCCAACTGAGTCGAGAGGAAATAGCGGAAATGTTAGGACTAACCGATTTAAAACAAACTCGTTTTTATCAAGAAGCCTTTGAAGAAGGTCGCCAAGAAGGTCGTCAAGAAGGTCGTCAAGAAGGTCGTCAAGAAGGTATAGAACAGGGCTTACAGCAAGGCATTGAACAGGGCTTACAGCAAGCGCAAAGAAACCTAGTGCAACGTCTTCTAAGTCGTGGTCAGAGTCCCTCAGAAATTGCTGAGTTGCTAGACTTACCCCTAGAACGAGTTCAGGAACTTCTCTGA